Sequence from the Candidatus Methylopumilus planktonicus genome:
AAAATACTGTGCCGCAGTAAGAGCTATGATTTATGCACTTAAGAAAATGGACGTTAAAACAATTTCATCTTATATACAAATTGCTCCAGTTATAGAAAGTGATATTGCTTGGAATATTGAGCACTTTATAAACGAAGTTATGGACGCGAGTTATGAATTCGCTGAGCTCAAAACAATCAATAAAAAAACTAAAAAAACTTTTGATTTTCTTGTGAATGCAGATAAGAAAAATCAAAAAATCGCTGAGGCAGCGCTAAAGAAATCCTTTGCATTAGCAAAAGGGATTGAGCTTACAAAAACGCTTGGCAATCTCCCACCTAACATATGTACACCCACTTATTTGGGCAAAAAAGCTCAAGAAATTGGAAAAGAACATGGCATGAAGATTGATGTTTTAGATCAAAAACAAATTGAAAAATTAAAAATGGGCTCTTTCCTTGGGGTAGCTAAAGGCAGCAGACAGGCCCCAAAATTTATTATACTTCAGCACAATAAAGGTAAAAAAACACAAAAACCCATTATTTTGGTAGGCAAGGGCATTACGTTCGATGCAGGTGGCATATCAATTAAACCTGCGGGTGATATGGATGAAATGAAATACGATATGTGTGGAGCGGCTAGCGTCCTCGGTACCTTTGAGACGATTGGCCTTTTGAATCTCCCCATGAATGTCATTGGAATAATTCCAACATGTGAGAATTTACCTGATGGGTTAGCTTTGAAACCTGGAGATATTTTAACCAGTATGTCAGGCCAAACAATTGAAGTATTAAATACTGACGCTGAAGGAAGATTAATTTTATGCGATGCATTAACTTACGCAGAGAGATTTAATCCAGAGGTCGTAATTGATATTGCAACTCTCACAGGGGCATGTGTGATTGCTCTTGGGCATCACGCTTCAGCCTTGTATAGCAATGACGATAAGTTAGCTAAAGATCTTGAGTCAGCAGGTCAAATATCTATGGATCGTGTATGGCGTATGCCGTTGTGGGAAGACTATCAATCACAACTCGATAGCAACTTTGCAGATATGGCTAATATTGGCGGAAGAGCAGGAGGCAGTATTACTGCGGCTTGCTTCTTGTCTAGATTTGCAAAAAAATATAAATGGGCTCATTTGGATATTGCAGGAACTGCATGGAAATCCGGAAAAGCTAAAGGAGCCACGGGAAGGCCGGTTGGATTATTAACACAATATATTTTAAATAAAATATATTAAACTTTCATGACCTATATAGATTTTTATTTTAATGTAGAAAATAAATTTAATAAAATTCACGAAATCTTAGAAAAAGAAATTTTTCGAAAAAGAAAAATATATATATCAGTAAGTGATTTAAATGGCGCTGAGCTATTAAGCGACTTTCTGTATTCAGCTGCAGTCACTTCATTCCTTCCGCATATGATAGGAAGTTATGAAGAGAGAGCGCCTGTTCATATTGATTGGGAACATAAATCTTTAACTGATGACTTTATGGTTAATTTAAAGTCAGATATTCCACCTTCTTTTTCAAGGTACTTGAGGCTTATTGAGATTGTGTCCAACGACGACGAAGACAAGAAAAAAGCAAGAGATCGTCTAAAGTTTTATCGTGATCGCGGTTACGAGATTAAGCTGATTGATGTTACAAAAGAAATTTAATTAGCGAGTGAGTTCGGAGTATTGAGAAGCGTCTAAAAAAAGCTCTTTGTTATTTATGTCATCTTGAGATGACATTTTACAAATCCAAGTTTCATAGGGCTTGTCGTTAATTGACTCTGGAGATTTTTGTATATTAGGGTTAATTTCCATCATCACACCATTGAGCGGCCCTATTAAATCAGAAGCTGTTTTGACTGACTCAATCGTACCAAAGGCAATATCTCTTGAGATCTGACTTTGTAATTTGGGGAGCTCTACAAAAACGACATCACCTAAAAGATTTTGGGCGAAATCGGTAATACCAATTTCATACGTAGCATCCCCAATGGATTTAATCCAGAGGTGCTCACGTGTATAGATAAGTGTATTTGGAATATTCATAATAAATTAGTTAAAGGCAATTTTATCTTTAAATACATTAAGTTAATGACAAATATGTTTTTTTTGTTTATTATCGCGTAAATTTAGTATGAATAGGAGATTACAGAATGAGAGAACGTATCAGACTTTTTTTCATCCTAAGCATTACTTTTTTTCTTGCATTACCTGCAATCACAGTCCAAGCAAAACCATCAAAAGCAGAGATAGCTCGCATATCTCGAGCAGATACCAAAACCAATAAAGACGGCCTTTTAAGGGTAGCCTCTTCAAACGCTCTTATTGTAAATCAAAATACTGGCGAAGTATTATTTGCTAAAGATACTGACGCTTTAACTTCTATTGCTTCAGTTACTAAGCTTATGACTGCTATGGTAACTTTAGATGCAAATCTTTCTATGGATGAAGAGATTGCCATCACGAATGAAGATGTAGATACGGTAAAAAATTCAAGTTCAAAATTGCCAGTGGGAACAGTCTTGCCCCGCTCAGAATTGCTTAAAATTGCTTTGATTGCTTCTGATAATCGTGCAGCATCCGCTTTGGGTAGAAATTATCCAACAGGAAAAGCTGGTTTCGTAAATGCCATGAATATTAAAGCTTTACAACTTGACATGACGCGCAGTGAATTTGCAGACCCTACAGGGCTTAATAATCATAATATGTCGACAGCTGAAGATCTTGTAAAGATGGTAAAAGCCGCATACCAATACCCTGAAATTCGAGAAATTACAACGACAGCTTCATACGAAGCTTACGTTAAAGGACATCGTGCGCCAGTAAATTTTAATAATACTAATGGACTGATAAGAAAGAGTGACTGGATTATTGGCTTATCAAAAACTGGCTTTATCCAAGAAGCTGGAAGATGCCTAGTCATGCAAGCCATAATAAGTGGACAGCCTATGATTATAGTATTACTTAAATCTTATGGAAGTGCTACTCGAACTGCAGATGCAAATAGAATTCGTAAGTGGATCGAAAAAACCTCTTCAATTTCTCATTTAAATCTATCTAAACAAGACAGCTAAACTTTTTTAGCTTTTACAGCTTTCTTCTTTGCTGCAGGTTTTTTAATAGCTTCTTTTTTCTCAGATGTTTTCTTAACAGTTGTTTTTTTAGCTGCTGTTTTCTTTTTGCCCTTGCTCGAAGCTTCTTTATGAGTAATTAGTATTAGAGCCTCTTCCAAAGTAATTTTTTCGATATCCTGATCTTTTGACAAGGTAACTTTAGTAGATCCTTTTTGAAGGTATATGCCATATCGACCATTAAAAATTTCAACCGAAAGGTTTGCTTCGGGATCGTTACCCAAAATTCTTAAAGGAGCATTTTTAGCAATAGCTTCTGCTATTAACTCAAGGGCTCGATCCAGTGTGATATCAAAAATAGATTCGGATCTTGGAATAGATTTAAATTTGCCATCATAATTTACATAAGGCCCAAAACGTCCAATATTTACAATCACTTTTTTGGCAGTTTCAGGGTGGAGACCTAACTCCTTAGGAAGGGATAGAAGATTTAATGCTATGTCTTCATTTAAATCACTCAATGAAATTTCTTTAGGAACACTAACGCGCTTAGGTTTCTTTTTGCTGTCTTCTTCTTGAACGCCTACTTGAAGATAAGGCCCATAGGGGCCTACCAAAAGAAGAACATCTTTGCCGGTTTCAGGATCTTTGCAAACAAGAACAGGCTCATTCGGAGCGCTTGAGTCACCATTTACATTTCTTGTGTAATCACAATCTGGGTAGCCTGAGCATCCAATGAACTTACCTCTCCTACCAAGTCTAGAGAATAAAGGTTTGCCGCATTTAGGACAGTCTTCATTAATAGCTTCTTGTGTAATTTCAGCTCGATCGATATTTGATTTTTCAATAATTGTTTTATTGAAGTCATCCCAAAAGCTTTTAAGAAGCGGAATCCATTCTTTATTATTCTCTGCAATTTCGTCTAAAGAGCTTTCAAGACCAGCAGTAAAATCATAATCTACATAGCGAGTAAAATGCTCAGTTAAAAATTTATTAACTACACGACCTACATCAGTAGGCATAAATCTTTTTTTATCGAGAATGACATATTCACGATCTTGAAGTGTTGAAATAATACTTGCATAGGTAGAAGGTCTTCCAATGCCATATTCTTCCAACGATTTGACTAGGCTGGCTTCAGAGTATCTGGGCGGTGGCTCAGTGAAATGTTGATCCCCATAAATTTTATCAATAGTTAGAATTTCGCCAGTTTCCAGTGGAGGTAATTTAAGAGAGTCTTCATCTTCATTTGAAGCGTCATCTAAGCTTTCAGTATAGATAGCAATAAATCCTGGGAATATAAGCGTTTGCCCCGTCGCCCTGAATAAATTTGCTTCAGAGCCAATTGCAAGATCAACACTCACTGCATCAAACTTTGCTGGCGTCATTTGGCTAGCTAAAGATCGCTTCCATATCATTTCGTATAACTTAAATTGTTCAGGAGACAATTTACCGATAAGGCTCTGGGGTGTTCGGCTAATATCTGTTGGTCTAATAGCTTCATGTGCCTCTTGCGCATTTTTTGATTTTGTTTTGTAAAAAATAGGCGCTTTAGGTAAATAATCTGCTTCAAAATTTGACTGAATGTATCCTCTAATTTGATTCATCGCTTCATTTGAGAGCGAGAGTGAATCAGTCCTCATGTAAGTAATTAATCCTACGGCACCGCTGCCAGTATCAAGACCTTCATATAGCTGCTGGGCAATTCTCATGGCTCGGCTCGTTGTAAAACCCAGTTTGCGAACTGACTCTTGTTGAAGTGTTGATGTTGAGAATGGGGGCGCAGGGTTGCGCGTTCTTTGTTTTTTTTCAACGCGCGTAACTTTTGTTTTTCCAGCACTTTCTAGAAGTAATTTACCAACAATATTTTCGTGATCTTCTTTTGAAGTAATAGTAAATTGCTCTACTTTTTTATTGTCGAGCTGAACGAGTTTTGCTTGAAATTTATTTTTAGACTTAATAGAATCTAAATGAATCGTCCAATATTCTTGGCTGATAAATTTTTCGATTTCAATTTCTCTTTCAATAATAAGCCTTAATGCTGGGCTCTGAACTCTTCCCGCCGATAATCCTCTTCTGATTTTCTTCCAAAGTAGAGGTGATAAATTGAAACCTACAAGATAGTCGAGCGCTCTTCTAGCTTGCTGAGCGTTGACAAGAGGCATTGATATATCTCGAGGATGTTCAATGGCATACTCAATAGCTGATTTCGTAATTTCCTGAAAAATGACTCTTTTAATTAACTTATCTTTAGTTAATTTTTTTTCATTGAGTATCTCCAGGATATGCCATGAAATAGCTTCTCCTTCTCGGTCAGGATCCGTAGCTAGATAGACTTCATCAGATTTTTTTACGGCCCTTGCGATTTCATCAACATGCCTGGAGTTTCTTTCAATAATTGCATAATTCATTTTGAAATTATTATCTGTTTCAACGGCACCTGTTTTTGGAATAAGGTCACGCACATGGCCATAAGATGCTAAAACTTCGAATTTATTGCCAAGATACTTTTGAAGAGTTTTGGCTTTAGATGGTGATTCAACAATTAAAAGTTTAGACATTAGGGTTTTCTAGATCAAAAATTTGGGTGAATAATAAATTTAAATCTTGATATATACAAGGTGTCTATACTAACTTAGTTAAATAAATTACGTTAATTAAATTTAAATAATGATTTTAAGAAGCAATATTTTCTTTAAAAAAAGCAATATTATTTAAGTCGGTATTAAGATTTCTGATTAAGTCTTCCGTAAAAAGAAGGTCATCCTTTTCTTCTTTGTTGGATTGATTAAGATTTTCGAAGTCATATAGTCGCCGGTCTCCTAAGTGTGAGGGTTCAACATTAGAGATGGCTTTATATATATTGTTAACTCGCCCCGGTTGCTCTTTCTCCCATTCCATCAACATTCCTTTTATTTTTTTCCTTTGAAGATTTTCTTGTGAACCACATAAATTACAAGGAATAATAGGAAAATTCATTCGAGACGCATAGCTTGAGATCTCTTTTTCGGAGCAGTAAGCTAAAGGCCTAATAATAATATTTTTACTATCATTCGAGATTAGCTTAGGTGGCATAGCTTTTAATTTAGAACCAAAAAACATATTAAGAAAAAGTGTCTCAACAATATCATCACGATGATGGCCCAAAGCAATTTTATTAATATTAAGTTCTTTTGCTGTCCTATAAATAATTCCGCGTCTTAAACGAGAACATAAAGAGCAGGTAGTTTTACCACTTGGTATTTTTTCTTTAACGATTGAATAGGTGTCTTCAGTAATAATAAGATGTTCAACGCCTAAATTTTTTAAAAAATTAGGCAATACGTCTGCTGGAAATCCTGGTTGTTTTTGATCTAAATTCATCGCAATAATATCAAAATGAATAGGCGCTCTCTCTTTTAGAGCTAATAAAAACATCAGCAATGAATATGAATCTTTTCCACCGCTCATACATACGAGGACTCGATCATTATTTTCAATCATATTAAAATCAGTTATTGCTTTGCCAGTTAAGCCAATAAGTTTATTGCGCAATTTGAGAAAGTTATTGGTTGCATCAATTGGCACTTGCGTAATCATAGTGAAATAGATCTTCCGCCATCGACAGCTAAAATATGACCTGTAATAAATGGAGCGTCCAGTACTAAAAATTTAACTGCCATTGCAACATCTTCTGGCGTACCCATTTTTTTTAATAGTGTTTGAGAAATAACTCTTTGTTTGTAAATATCGTTAAATTCTTCATTATTTTCAGGCCACAAAACCGGACCAGGAGCAACAGCATTAACCCTTACATCTGGACTTAATTCTTGGGCCAAGGATTTTGTTAATGTAGCAAGGCCTGATTTGGCAATACTATAAATAATATAATTTTTCTTTGGTTTATCTATATGGGTATCTGTAATATTTATAATGCAGCCCTTAGTTTTAATAAGCTGATCTGCTGCAAGTTGAGATAAAAATAAAGGCGCCTTCAAATTGCTACCAATAAGATCATTCCAATTTTTTTCATTCATCTGACCAATTTCGGTGGGGTAATAACTTGAGGCATTATTTATGAGGATATCTAATCTGCCATATGTATTGATTGTTTGCTCGATTAGACTGGGTAATACATTCATATTCACAAGATCAGCTTGAACAATACTTGCGGAATCTTTACGAATTTTATTAAGGTCCTCTTGCAGCTTTTTTGCTTCATCTGCTGAATGACGATAGTGAATCATTAAATCGATATCCGATTCATGAAGTATTTTACAAATTGCCTGCCCAATTCTTTTGGCGCCGCCAGTAACTAGAGCAATTTTTCTATTAGATTTCATAGGTTTATGTATAAATGATTTCACTCTATTATAATCTAATACCTATGCCATCCATGCCTATAGCCTCGGAAATTGAGATTCAATTAAGCGAGCAATTAAAAACAAAAATCATTCAATCTATTCATTCTAATCATGGATGGATAAGCTTTGATCGCTTTATGGAGCTTGCACTTTATGACCCTGAATTCGGTTATTACACTGGAAGTTTAAGAAAGTTTGGTGAAAAAGGTGACTTCGTTACAGCCTCTGAAATATCAAGTTTTTTTGCGAAAACAATTGCTATTCAGTTTAAAGAAATTTTTCGTTCATTAGATAAAAATATAATTGAAATTGGAGCTGGATCAGGCAAGTTTGCTCTTGAAGTGATCCAATCCATGGATAGCGAAAATATCGACCATTATTTTATTTTGGAAATAAGTGATTCATTGAGAAAGCACCAATACGAGCTTTTAATAAAACATTTGCCCCCACATTTGTTCAGCAAGGTGCTTTGGATTGATGAAATTCCCAAAGAATATAAAGGGATTGTTTTCTGTAATGAACTTTTAGATGCATTGCCAGTAGATTTGATAAAAAAAGTGGCAGGTATTTATTATCAAAAAGGGGTTGGTCTAGAAAATGATCTATTTATCTGGAAAGATAAGATCATCAAAGACCTCTCTATTTATGACCACATCAATCTAGAAAGTCTTCCAGACGATTATCTTATAGATGATGCAATTCATATTAAAAGTTGGGTTAATAAAATCAGTGAATCTATTGCCAAAGGCGTTGTAATAATTATTGACTATGGCTTCAATCACAGTGAATATTTTCACGAACAAAGATCTCAAGGAACACTCATGTGCCATTTTAAGCATCATGCTCACGATAATCCTCTTATTCAGGTTGGAATCCAGGATATTACAAGTCATGTTAATTTTAGTTATGTTGCAAGAGAGGCTTCTAACTTCGGGCTTCATATTAATGGCTTTATTTCTCAAGCAAATTTTCTTATTAATTGCGGCATATTAGAGTTGCTTGAAAAAGTAAATATAGAAGATAGCGCTTTATATATGAAATCAGTATCTGAAATTCAAAAACTACTATCCCCTTCAGAAATGGGTGATTTATTCAAAGTCATGACAATGGAAAAGAATATGGATATAAATCTTATAGGGCTTAAAAATAATAATAAAGTCACAAAGTTATGATTAATCAAGATAAAGAGGATATTAAAAGACGGCCTATTAGAAGTTATATTCTAAGGCAAGGAAGAATTACTAAGGCTCAGACAAATGCCATTCATGAAAGCTTTCAAAAATATGCTGTGATTTTTGAAAATAAACTAATCGATTTCAATGCTGTATTTGAAAATAAAAGTAGAGATCTTATATTGGAAATTGGATTCGGTATGGGGGCTTCTACTGCTGAGATTGCAAGGTCTAATTTGAATAAAAATTATATTGCGATTGAAGTCCACTCGCCGGGCGTAGGCAATTTACTTAAGCTAATTCAAGAAAATAATATTTCTAATGTGAAAATTATTCAACATGACGCTGTAGAAGTTCTTAATTCAATGATAAAGAATGACTCCCTAGATGGCATTCATATTTTCTTTCCTGATCCATGGCCTAAAAAAAGACACCAGAAAAGAAGGCTTATACAATTAAATTTACTAAAACTTATCGCACAAAAGATTAAGAAGGGCGGTTAT
This genomic interval carries:
- a CDS encoding leucyl aminopeptidase, which produces MKFSIKTDHPEKQRSDVLVLGVYDSLKVAYDKPILSTSTINYIASILKHGDMSGKAGSSLILYNVPGIKIPKILLIGLGKEKELDGKKYCAAVRAMIYALKKMDVKTISSYIQIAPVIESDIAWNIEHFINEVMDASYEFAELKTINKKTKKTFDFLVNADKKNQKIAEAALKKSFALAKGIELTKTLGNLPPNICTPTYLGKKAQEIGKEHGMKIDVLDQKQIEKLKMGSFLGVAKGSRQAPKFIILQHNKGKKTQKPIILVGKGITFDAGGISIKPAGDMDEMKYDMCGAASVLGTFETIGLLNLPMNVIGIIPTCENLPDGLALKPGDILTSMSGQTIEVLNTDAEGRLILCDALTYAERFNPEVVIDIATLTGACVIALGHHASALYSNDDKLAKDLESAGQISMDRVWRMPLWEDYQSQLDSNFADMANIGGRAGGSITAACFLSRFAKKYKWAHLDIAGTAWKSGKAKGATGRPVGLLTQYILNKIY
- a CDS encoding DNA polymerase III subunit chi; amino-acid sequence: MTYIDFYFNVENKFNKIHEILEKEIFRKRKIYISVSDLNGAELLSDFLYSAAVTSFLPHMIGSYEERAPVHIDWEHKSLTDDFMVNLKSDIPPSFSRYLRLIEIVSNDDEDKKKARDRLKFYRDRGYEIKLIDVTKEI
- the gcvH gene encoding glycine cleavage system protein GcvH; this translates as MNIPNTLIYTREHLWIKSIGDATYEIGITDFAQNLLGDVVFVELPKLQSQISRDIAFGTIESVKTASDLIGPLNGVMMEINPNIQKSPESINDKPYETWICKMSSQDDINNKELFLDASQYSELTR
- a CDS encoding serine hydrolase encodes the protein MRERIRLFFILSITFFLALPAITVQAKPSKAEIARISRADTKTNKDGLLRVASSNALIVNQNTGEVLFAKDTDALTSIASVTKLMTAMVTLDANLSMDEEIAITNEDVDTVKNSSSKLPVGTVLPRSELLKIALIASDNRAASALGRNYPTGKAGFVNAMNIKALQLDMTRSEFADPTGLNNHNMSTAEDLVKMVKAAYQYPEIREITTTASYEAYVKGHRAPVNFNNTNGLIRKSDWIIGLSKTGFIQEAGRCLVMQAIISGQPMIIVLLKSYGSATRTADANRIRKWIEKTSSISHLNLSKQDS
- the topA gene encoding type I DNA topoisomerase; its protein translation is MSKLLIVESPSKAKTLQKYLGNKFEVLASYGHVRDLIPKTGAVETDNNFKMNYAIIERNSRHVDEIARAVKKSDEVYLATDPDREGEAISWHILEILNEKKLTKDKLIKRVIFQEITKSAIEYAIEHPRDISMPLVNAQQARRALDYLVGFNLSPLLWKKIRRGLSAGRVQSPALRLIIEREIEIEKFISQEYWTIHLDSIKSKNKFQAKLVQLDNKKVEQFTITSKEDHENIVGKLLLESAGKTKVTRVEKKQRTRNPAPPFSTSTLQQESVRKLGFTTSRAMRIAQQLYEGLDTGSGAVGLITYMRTDSLSLSNEAMNQIRGYIQSNFEADYLPKAPIFYKTKSKNAQEAHEAIRPTDISRTPQSLIGKLSPEQFKLYEMIWKRSLASQMTPAKFDAVSVDLAIGSEANLFRATGQTLIFPGFIAIYTESLDDASNEDEDSLKLPPLETGEILTIDKIYGDQHFTEPPPRYSEASLVKSLEEYGIGRPSTYASIISTLQDREYVILDKKRFMPTDVGRVVNKFLTEHFTRYVDYDFTAGLESSLDEIAENNKEWIPLLKSFWDDFNKTIIEKSNIDRAEITQEAINEDCPKCGKPLFSRLGRRGKFIGCSGYPDCDYTRNVNGDSSAPNEPVLVCKDPETGKDVLLLVGPYGPYLQVGVQEEDSKKKPKRVSVPKEISLSDLNEDIALNLLSLPKELGLHPETAKKVIVNIGRFGPYVNYDGKFKSIPRSESIFDITLDRALELIAEAIAKNAPLRILGNDPEANLSVEIFNGRYGIYLQKGSTKVTLSKDQDIEKITLEEALILITHKEASSKGKKKTAAKKTTVKKTSEKKEAIKKPAAKKKAVKAKKV
- the ttcA gene encoding tRNA 2-thiocytidine(32) synthetase TtcA, encoding MITQVPIDATNNFLKLRNKLIGLTGKAITDFNMIENNDRVLVCMSGGKDSYSLLMFLLALKERAPIHFDIIAMNLDQKQPGFPADVLPNFLKNLGVEHLIITEDTYSIVKEKIPSGKTTCSLCSRLRRGIIYRTAKELNINKIALGHHRDDIVETLFLNMFFGSKLKAMPPKLISNDSKNIIIRPLAYCSEKEISSYASRMNFPIIPCNLCGSQENLQRKKIKGMLMEWEKEQPGRVNNIYKAISNVEPSHLGDRRLYDFENLNQSNKEEKDDLLFTEDLIRNLNTDLNNIAFFKENIAS
- a CDS encoding pteridine reductase, producing MKSNRKIALVTGGAKRIGQAICKILHESDIDLMIHYRHSADEAKKLQEDLNKIRKDSASIVQADLVNMNVLPSLIEQTINTYGRLDILINNASSYYPTEIGQMNEKNWNDLIGSNLKAPLFLSQLAADQLIKTKGCIINITDTHIDKPKKNYIIYSIAKSGLATLTKSLAQELSPDVRVNAVAPGPVLWPENNEEFNDIYKQRVISQTLLKKMGTPEDVAMAVKFLVLDAPFITGHILAVDGGRSISL
- a CDS encoding class I SAM-dependent methyltransferase: MISLYYNLIPMPSMPIASEIEIQLSEQLKTKIIQSIHSNHGWISFDRFMELALYDPEFGYYTGSLRKFGEKGDFVTASEISSFFAKTIAIQFKEIFRSLDKNIIEIGAGSGKFALEVIQSMDSENIDHYFILEISDSLRKHQYELLIKHLPPHLFSKVLWIDEIPKEYKGIVFCNELLDALPVDLIKKVAGIYYQKGVGLENDLFIWKDKIIKDLSIYDHINLESLPDDYLIDDAIHIKSWVNKISESIAKGVVIIIDYGFNHSEYFHEQRSQGTLMCHFKHHAHDNPLIQVGIQDITSHVNFSYVAREASNFGLHINGFISQANFLINCGILELLEKVNIEDSALYMKSVSEIQKLLSPSEMGDLFKVMTMEKNMDINLIGLKNNNKVTKL
- the trmB gene encoding tRNA (guanosine(46)-N7)-methyltransferase TrmB; its protein translation is MINQDKEDIKRRPIRSYILRQGRITKAQTNAIHESFQKYAVIFENKLIDFNAVFENKSRDLILEIGFGMGASTAEIARSNLNKNYIAIEVHSPGVGNLLKLIQENNISNVKIIQHDAVEVLNSMIKNDSLDGIHIFFPDPWPKKRHQKRRLIQLNLLKLIAQKIKKGGYLHIATDWEDYAFWIIDLLDKEELLQKTSDDFFKKPDYRPLTKYENRGIKLGYKVWDMIYRRI